One window from the genome of Bacteroidales bacterium encodes:
- a CDS encoding T9SS type A sorting domain-containing protein, translating to MKKLILLSAFVIFFVSLSFGQTYYMSANPITTCDGTYYDPGGTGDYGNSVSITQTFTPGTAGQMLQFAFSSFSTESGYDYLYIYDGPDNTYPLIGEYDGNTSPGTITATQTGQLTFYFYSDGGVVSSGWQATISCVVPPNNALDFRGGDYVKVNTGSASLLGTFTVECWAQVSSNEDVYAICGSRYSGDQSFDMKFDNGKIHGDIGDGSSWLTTAADVTYAYSADTWYHIAYVVTPTSWTVYVHNTSGTLVAYNTGTYSGTPLLFDANHTLAIGDRSIDETSEYLEGKIDEFRVWSRALSQQEIQNSMFSETCSVASGLVLCYHFNQGISCGDNYEMPLIDAGPNNYNGTMYYFYLNGDCTDNWCDGVSAITVNACPAAYKAQFVSMNLGSNSWCAGETRSVTVTVKNVGTATWTNGSPEINIGCKWNADADFYVRCDANNLAPGSTATYSLTMTAPSASGSNNLTFSAVYENCFWFHDNPGSINCTYGATTCSGNSAYVSGTQTIKPLPTNVSAGTDATICSGSSTQLQGSATGPTISSSTSATFTHGDNSTEFNSSPSTSTNSSCPVNLSVDIPVGATITGVDVSYKMTASSTNNAYMSEQRSYLECTSPGGSKETSIYNGSDNSSGQFSYSRTNLTIANGVTGGGTINFRLHAFRTWGSSGSGCNAGYNKVDNNTFEITVYYTYQTVTYSWSPATGLSTTNIANPTASPASTTTYTMTASAGGCSVEDAVTITANPLEPGAISANQTICNNTTPAQFTGDEASGGIGSFTYQWQTATSPTGPWSNIVGATASSYTETSPLTANTYYRRMAVNQCGTVYSTEEAPASGNLKLNYTFDDPQEPTTNLLPYATAICGSGGMAGYWSGTITPNNYEKTYNSYKVTTLNDGYYNGFISSSGGSCTNGVTYTFSLKAWIPSGKQISFRMRNCTTGGSIAGSDIPINGNDNWQYVSKSFTADAQTCGNIEGVQNNGTAADVFSFYVRDLQLEQKDHATQFVNNTRPTATVTDYSPNNNNGTIALATSPVWTSNGVNGGAYSFDGTSSYIDLGNTLDDDILAAVPASIACWVKGSFTSGNGNEIIFGHYVSKIGLGIYPSGGNNSFIVTVGGSGQSKPTFACGNSWVDDAWNHIVVTYDASLNSTFWLNGEQIPASGASNYWTWNSNVSTIGKRPQGDHFKGTIDDFRIYNTKLSESDVATLYNNSVALHVTVNPIVADVTPGNNNYVWSGAAGTTTWEEAGNWVKYTSGTPGTYSTVSNMPSASDNVFITTGTCIDQQPTATSAGAVCNNLTVTSTGALTINDGKKLTVNGSLTNDGTITSGTGTGSIDIKGNWTNNGTFNSGSGKVTFLGTDNTITSDPEKGTFYNIDVGSTGNFTMNSDITLTNTFQFGYEPNTPTMNGLGGHTLTAKDCYIDGYFNLTNVNDKVLSSSNSGYIDIGMYCADEFVPIVTISNGTIKWSSNDINIGALKQGKLIQTGGDIIIENASGSLTADINAVYEMTGGMLTIPKMVIANWGTPATVNFFNNTTTAINIGEMIIGPGDGVNKGIVSCAGYSPIINFAGNWTNNGTYTAGNGTVIFNDTTQQTVYAGTSNFNNLILNNASGIKMTSDLTVGNVLNMTSGNIETGVNTLELGTSASSIGSLSYTDGFVLGKMKRWFPNVPNSGKDSSLFPLGVESNNRHLLVEYTSASSGGSLTAFFNETSMGWPETWMELDQMLVIPAEGECAQFIVTTLSDEGYWDITPSGMTGGLYNISLTGGGIQTINNLCNITALKRVGTAPWGQSGTHIQPVMVGGNPVVKREGASGWSNWGMGGGAYNPLPINLLTFNAVCQNKEVTINWSTATETNNDYFTIERSIDAQKWDVLTQIEGAGNSNEVKYYTVRDDNPYNGISYYRLKQTDYNGQYEYFNPVSVHCNSDETLPNITYYPNPFTSELFVDIQNIVNTNASLIIYDLLGNKVYENDIRIEDELNYKITLDLKNLNTGVYMVNFISDEYSNTVRIVKN from the coding sequence ATGAAAAAGCTAATTTTACTATCAGCTTTCGTAATTTTTTTTGTCTCGCTTTCTTTCGGGCAAACATATTACATGAGTGCTAATCCCATAACCACATGCGATGGTACCTATTATGATCCTGGCGGAACAGGAGATTACGGTAATAGTGTGAGTATAACACAAACATTTACTCCTGGTACGGCAGGGCAAATGTTACAATTTGCTTTTTCGTCCTTCTCCACAGAAAGTGGATATGATTATTTATACATTTATGATGGACCTGATAATACTTATCCATTGATTGGTGAATATGATGGTAATACTTCGCCTGGAACTATCACTGCAACACAAACCGGACAATTAACCTTTTACTTTTATTCAGATGGAGGTGTTGTTTCTTCTGGATGGCAGGCAACTATAAGCTGTGTTGTACCTCCTAATAATGCATTAGATTTTAGAGGTGGTGATTATGTAAAAGTTAATACAGGAAGTGCAAGTTTATTAGGCACCTTTACTGTAGAATGTTGGGCTCAGGTGTCTTCAAATGAAGATGTGTATGCAATTTGTGGAAGCAGATATAGTGGCGATCAAAGCTTTGATATGAAATTCGACAACGGAAAAATTCATGGTGATATTGGAGATGGTAGTTCATGGCTTACCACAGCTGCGGATGTTACTTATGCCTATTCAGCTGATACATGGTATCATATCGCTTATGTTGTGACACCAACAAGTTGGACAGTGTATGTTCATAATACCAGTGGAACACTCGTAGCGTATAATACAGGCACATATTCAGGTACGCCACTATTGTTCGACGCAAACCATACGTTAGCGATTGGAGACAGGAGTATTGACGAGACAAGTGAATATCTTGAGGGTAAAATTGATGAATTCAGGGTCTGGAGCAGAGCATTGTCTCAGCAAGAAATTCAAAATTCTATGTTCTCAGAAACCTGTTCAGTAGCATCAGGCCTTGTTCTTTGTTATCATTTTAATCAAGGAATATCATGTGGAGATAATTATGAAATGCCACTTATTGATGCAGGCCCTAATAATTATAATGGTACTATGTACTATTTTTATTTAAATGGTGACTGTACGGACAATTGGTGTGATGGTGTGTCAGCAATAACAGTAAATGCTTGCCCTGCAGCCTATAAAGCACAGTTTGTTTCTATGAACCTTGGATCAAATTCATGGTGTGCCGGTGAAACGCGCAGCGTGACAGTGACCGTAAAAAATGTTGGCACGGCCACATGGACCAATGGTAGCCCTGAAATCAATATCGGCTGTAAATGGAATGCGGATGCTGACTTTTATGTGAGGTGCGACGCAAATAATCTTGCCCCGGGTTCTACAGCAACTTACTCACTTACTATGACTGCACCTTCTGCTTCGGGTTCAAATAATTTAACTTTTAGTGCGGTTTATGAAAATTGTTTTTGGTTCCATGACAACCCTGGAAGTATCAATTGTACTTATGGTGCAACAACATGCTCGGGGAACTCTGCATATGTTTCAGGTACGCAAACTATTAAACCACTACCAACTAATGTTTCCGCCGGCACCGATGCTACCATCTGCAGCGGCAGCAGCACACAGTTGCAGGGGAGTGCTACTGGACCAACAATTAGTAGTTCGACAAGTGCAACTTTCACACACGGCGATAATTCAACAGAATTTAATTCTAGTCCATCAACATCTACTAATTCAAGTTGTCCAGTAAATCTTAGTGTTGATATCCCTGTTGGTGCAACTATTACAGGAGTTGATGTGAGTTATAAAATGACAGCGTCAAGTACAAATAACGCATATATGAGCGAGCAAAGGAGTTATTTAGAGTGTACATCTCCAGGTGGTTCTAAAGAAACTTCAATTTATAATGGCTCCGACAATAGTAGTGGACAGTTTAGTTATTCTAGAACAAATCTTACCATAGCAAATGGTGTAACTGGTGGTGGTACAATTAACTTTAGACTTCATGCTTTTAGAACTTGGGGTTCATCGGGATCGGGATGTAATGCAGGTTATAATAAAGTTGATAATAATACCTTCGAAATAACGGTGTACTATACTTATCAAACTGTTACTTACTCCTGGTCTCCCGCTACCGGCTTAAGCACCACTAACATCGCCAACCCCACGGCATCGCCCGCAAGCACTACCACATATACCATGACAGCTTCTGCCGGGGGATGCAGCGTTGAGGATGCAGTAACTATAACTGCAAACCCGCTTGAGCCGGGAGCCATAAGTGCCAATCAAACTATATGCAATAATACTACTCCTGCTCAATTTACAGGCGATGAAGCAAGCGGCGGCATAGGTTCGTTTACTTACCAGTGGCAAACAGCCACAAGCCCCACCGGCCCATGGAGCAATATTGTAGGAGCCACTGCATCATCTTACACCGAAACATCACCACTTACTGCAAACACCTATTACCGCAGAATGGCTGTAAATCAATGCGGCACGGTGTATTCAACAGAAGAAGCACCAGCATCAGGCAATCTAAAACTGAATTATACCTTTGACGACCCACAGGAACCGACAACAAATTTATTGCCTTATGCAACTGCTATATGTGGTTCTGGAGGCATGGCAGGTTATTGGAGCGGAACGATTACACCGAATAATTATGAAAAAACATATAACTCGTACAAAGTTACTACCTTGAATGATGGTTACTATAATGGATTTATTTCTAGCTCAGGTGGTTCCTGCACAAATGGCGTAACATATACTTTTAGTTTAAAAGCATGGATACCTTCGGGTAAACAAATTAGTTTTAGAATGCGAAACTGTACAACTGGTGGCTCTATTGCAGGTTCAGATATACCGATAAATGGTAATGATAACTGGCAATATGTAAGCAAATCTTTTACTGCAGATGCACAAACATGTGGAAATATAGAGGGTGTTCAAAATAATGGCACAGCTGCTGATGTATTTTCATTTTATGTGAGGGATTTGCAGCTTGAGCAGAAAGACCATGCTACCCAATTTGTTAATAATACAAGGCCAACTGCCACTGTAACCGATTATTCCCCCAACAATAACAACGGCACTATAGCATTAGCCACTTCCCCGGTATGGACCTCAAATGGAGTAAATGGCGGGGCGTATAGCTTTGATGGAACTAGTAGTTATATAGATTTGGGGAATACTTTAGATGATGATATTTTGGCTGCTGTGCCCGCTTCCATTGCATGTTGGGTTAAAGGTTCTTTTACTAGTGGTAATGGGAATGAGATTATTTTTGGACATTATGTTTCAAAAATTGGATTGGGTATATATCCTAGTGGCGGAAACAATTCTTTTATTGTTACAGTTGGTGGTAGTGGGCAAAGTAAACCTACTTTTGCCTGTGGTAATTCTTGGGTAGATGATGCCTGGAATCATATAGTTGTTACCTATGATGCTTCACTAAATTCAACTTTTTGGCTAAATGGAGAGCAGATACCAGCATCCGGGGCTTCTAATTATTGGACATGGAACAGTAACGTCTCAACAATAGGTAAACGTCCACAAGGAGATCATTTTAAAGGTACTATTGATGATTTTCGCATTTATAATACCAAATTATCGGAATCTGATGTTGCTACCCTTTACAACAATTCCGTAGCGTTGCATGTTACGGTAAATCCTATTGTAGCTGATGTAACACCCGGTAATAATAATTATGTGTGGTCGGGCGCTGCAGGAACAACCACTTGGGAAGAAGCCGGCAATTGGGTAAAGTACACTTCCGGAACCCCGGGCACCTATTCTACAGTTTCTAATATGCCTTCCGCTAGCGATAACGTATTTATTACTACCGGTACCTGCATCGATCAACAGCCAACAGCAACAAGCGCAGGAGCTGTATGCAATAATCTTACCGTAACTTCCACAGGGGCTTTAACCATCAACGATGGAAAAAAGTTAACCGTAAATGGCAGCCTTACGAATGATGGCACGATAACAAGTGGTACTGGTACGGGAAGCATAGATATCAAAGGCAACTGGACCAACAACGGAACGTTTAATTCCGGTTCCGGAAAAGTTACCTTTTTGGGAACAGACAATACCATAACATCTGATCCAGAAAAAGGAACCTTTTATAATATTGATGTAGGGAGTACAGGCAATTTTACAATGAATTCTGATATTACGTTAACAAACACGTTTCAATTTGGATATGAGCCTAATACACCCACCATGAACGGTCTGGGTGGCCATACATTAACTGCTAAAGATTGTTATATAGACGGTTATTTTAATCTAACAAATGTGAATGATAAAGTACTATCATCTTCGAATTCTGGATATATTGATATAGGCATGTATTGTGCAGATGAATTTGTGCCAATTGTAACTATTTCAAATGGTACAATTAAATGGTCTTCGAATGATATTAATATAGGTGCATTAAAGCAAGGCAAATTAATCCAAACCGGAGGCGATATTATCATAGAAAACGCCAGTGGTAGTCTTACCGCTGATATTAACGCAGTTTACGAAATGACAGGAGGAATGCTCACTATTCCAAAAATGGTAATTGCAAATTGGGGAACCCCGGCTACTGTTAATTTCTTTAACAATACTACCACTGCAATAAATATCGGCGAAATGATTATAGGTCCAGGTGATGGTGTAAATAAAGGTATAGTTTCTTGTGCGGGATACTCTCCTATAATAAATTTTGCCGGCAACTGGACCAACAACGGCACATATACAGCTGGTAACGGCACCGTAATATTTAACGACACCACACAACAAACCGTATATGCCGGGACGAGTAACTTTAATAATTTAATATTAAACAACGCATCAGGCATCAAAATGACATCTGATCTTACCGTAGGCAATGTTCTGAATATGACTTCCGGCAATATTGAAACCGGAGTAAACACACTAGAATTAGGCACATCGGCCTCATCCATTGGCTCGTTGAGTTATACAGACGGATTTGTTTTAGGTAAGATGAAACGCTGGTTTCCTAATGTACCGAATTCCGGTAAAGATTCAAGTCTTTTCCCTCTGGGTGTTGAAAGCAACAACAGGCATTTGCTGGTTGAATATACAAGTGCATCAAGCGGCGGTTCGCTGACTGCCTTTTTTAACGAAACGTCTATGGGCTGGCCGGAGACGTGGATGGAATTAGACCAAATGCTTGTTATTCCAGCAGAAGGAGAATGCGCACAATTTATCGTAACAACATTGAGCGATGAGGGTTATTGGGACATAACACCCAGTGGCATGACTGGCGGACTATATAATATTTCGCTGACCGGCGGAGGCATACAAACCATTAATAATCTTTGTAATATAACAGCCTTGAAGCGTGTTGGGACAGCACCCTGGGGACAAAGCGGTACGCATATTCAGCCGGTAATGGTAGGGGGCAATCCTGTAGTGAAGCGTGAAGGAGCTTCGGGATGGAGCAACTGGGGTATGGGAGGTGGCGCATATAACCCGCTTCCAATAAATCTTTTAACTTTTAATGCGGTATGCCAAAACAAGGAAGTAACAATAAACTGGTCAACAGCCACCGAAACCAATAACGATTATTTTACCATTGAGCGCAGCATAGATGCTCAGAAATGGGATGTGCTGACACAGATTGAAGGTGCCGGCAACAG